In the Sus scrofa isolate TJ Tabasco breed Duroc chromosome 6, Sscrofa11.1, whole genome shotgun sequence genome, one interval contains:
- the LENG9 gene encoding leukocyte receptor cluster member 9, with amino-acid sequence MAATGESELPAGAAVAEPAPSPACRFFLEGRCRFGARCRQPHPGAPAPSQPRGEAEAEGRAKKPPLRTAAAVIQRIRWDPRLDPADFSVGYIDRFLGVREEPFLSFCWDEPLAALGPGVLAVPQHRVRYFRFRGSLVWDRASRTDLVFGSGLATGRGPTILDALDGGDAHETGCANGGENAHEAGGESDGGGAHRTGCANGGEDAHGGRGESDGGGAHDDRDWAGDASDGKNAHGILDALRDRDVDREGDKLDGAAVTHLGTVTGKRVQSVCTGLQDGGGPEAGRLALEGELAARAQEQELSEELPFVAAPGKPSEEGLVKTQVEWGLGVWPADSGLARALGPRQPRPTHFVALMVSEPELQAGVAEAQEELVRAAPNCAAFAVPSQALHLTLALLRLAGPGEEAAAVHTLRSALAAPGLQVPPTLRFRHLVLLGPHVLCAPPTPSLDSMAQELSQRLEDEGLRLVQPLGGLHPHLTLLKVPQGSQVCLPKPGFSPRQELGSQPLRHLCLCRVGRAGAAYQTVAEIPLGSQP; translated from the coding sequence ATGGCGGCGACCGGAGAGTCGGAGCTGCCAGCGGGGGCCGCAGTCGCGGAGCCCGCGCCGTCGCCGGCCTGCCGCTTTTTCTTGGAAGGTCGCTGCCGCTTCGGTGCCCGCTGCCGCCAGCCCCACCCCGGGGCGCCGGCGCCATCGCAGCCTAGAGGCGAGGCTGAAGCCGAGGGCAGGGCCAAGAAGCCGCCGCTGCGCACGGCTGCGGCCGTCATCCAGCGCATCCGCTGGGACCCGCGCCTCGACCCGGCCGACTTCTCCGTGGGCTACATCGACCGCTTCCTGGGTGTGCGCGAGGagcccttcctttccttctgctgGGACGAACCTCTGGCGGCGCTCGGGCCAGGCGTCCTGGCGGTACCGCAGCACCGGGTGCGCTACTTCCGCTTCCGCGGCAGTCTGGTGTGGGACCGCGCCTCGCGTACCGACCTCGTCTTTGGCTCCGGCTTGGCGACGGGCCGCGGGCCCACCATCCTGGACGCGCTTGACGGCGGGGACGCGCACGAGACTGGGTGTGCGAACGGCGGCGAGAACGCTCACGAGGCCGGAGGCGAGAGCGACGGCGGGGGCGCGCACAGGACTGGGTGTGCGAACGGCGGCGAGGACGCGCACGGGGGCAGAGGTGAGAGCGACGGCGGGGGCGCGCACGACGACAGAGACTGGGCCGGGGACGCAAGTGACGGCAAGAATGCACATGGAATTTTAGACGCGCTCCGCGATAGGGACGTGGACCGGGAGGGAGATAAGCTGGACGGCGCTGCCGTGACTCATCTTGGCACTGTTACAGGAAAGCGCGTACAGTCAGTCTGCACGGGACTCCAGGACGGTGGAGGCCCTGAAGCTGGGCGCCTGGCGCTGGAGGGGGAATTAGCAGCGAGAGCCCAGGAGCAAGAGTTGAGTGAGGAGCTGCCCTTTGTGGCAGCCCCCGGAAAGCCTTCGGAGGAAGGCCTCGTTAAGACGCAGGTGGAGTGGGGTCTTGGGGTCTGGCCCGCGGACAGCGGATtggccagggccctgggccctCGCCAGCCCCGCCCCACGCACTTTGTGGCCCTCATGGTGTCAGAGCCTGAGTTGCAGGCCGGGGTGGCCGAGGCCCAGGAGGAACTGGTACGAGCTGCACCGAATTGCGCGGCATTCGCAGTGCCTTCTCAGGCCCTGCACCTGACGCTGGCCCTCCTGAGGCTGGCGGGCCCCGGGGAGGAAGCGGCAGCCGTCCACACCCTCAGAAGCGCCCTCGCGGCCCCCGGGCTTCAGGTCCCTCCAACGTTGAGGTTTAGGCACCTGGTGCTCTTGGGCCCCCACGTGCtctgtgccccccccaccccctccttggaTAGCATGGCCCAAGAGCTGAGCCAGAGGCTGGAGGACGAGGGGCTGAGGCTGGTGCAGCCCCTTGGGGGCCTACACCCGCACCTCACGCTGCTCAAGGTGCCCCAGGGTTCCCAGGTCTGCCTCCCCAAGCCCGGCTTCAGCCCAAGGCAGGAGCTGGGGAGCCAGCCCCTGAGGCACCTCTGCCTGTGCcgtgtggggagggcaggggccgCCTACCAGACTGTGGCTGAGATCCCTCTGGGATCTCAACCCTGA